The Streptomyces avermitilis MA-4680 = NBRC 14893 genome contains a region encoding:
- a CDS encoding FAD-binding oxidoreductase, translating into MQRRTFIGGGAAAIAAAATAACSAGNGGGGDAKTSAAGEGAETSGTAIRSATTSSRVAANWTALARDLDGALVRPGDRSWPAAHQLYNTRFDSLKPAAVAYVAHADDLRTTMAYARAHGVKVAIRNGGHSYAGWSSGNGRLILDVSKLNKTRASGGTAVVGAGSKLIDVYRALAAKGVTIPAGSCPTVGVSGLTLGGGHGVVSRAYGLTCDSLTQATLITADGKQLVANATENKDLFWALRGAGNGNFGVVTELHFKTHPAPQGVSAYMTWPWSKAAAVVKAWQEWGPDQPDEIWSSCHLANAAGGTPTVSVAAFSLGTYGELQNAVDRLADKIGAPARSVSLKRRSYEESMEVYAGCSSFPTDAQCHLPGTTPGRSPQGALGRETYAARSDFFDRSISSAGVQTLLNQMTAVRGGAGSIALTALGGAVNRVSPTATAFVHRRSRMLAQYIASWRAGTSGTTAQSWLTGAHAAMQRHASGAAYQNYTDPTLTNWRKAYYGDAATRLTRLKHQYDPNGFFTYPQGL; encoded by the coding sequence ATGCAACGGCGGACGTTCATAGGCGGCGGCGCGGCCGCGATAGCGGCGGCGGCCACGGCCGCGTGCAGCGCGGGCAACGGCGGGGGCGGGGACGCGAAGACCTCGGCGGCCGGCGAGGGCGCCGAGACCAGCGGCACAGCCATCCGCTCGGCCACCACCAGCAGCCGCGTCGCCGCGAACTGGACCGCCCTGGCCCGGGACCTGGATGGCGCCCTGGTCCGCCCCGGAGACCGCTCCTGGCCGGCCGCCCACCAGCTCTACAACACCCGCTTCGACTCCCTGAAGCCCGCCGCCGTGGCCTATGTGGCCCACGCCGACGACCTCCGCACCACCATGGCGTACGCCCGCGCGCACGGCGTCAAGGTCGCGATCCGCAACGGCGGCCACTCCTACGCCGGCTGGTCCTCCGGCAACGGCAGGCTGATCCTCGACGTCTCGAAGCTGAACAAGACCCGCGCGAGCGGAGGCACGGCGGTCGTCGGCGCCGGTTCGAAGCTGATCGACGTCTACCGCGCCCTCGCCGCGAAGGGCGTCACGATCCCCGCCGGCTCCTGCCCGACGGTCGGCGTCTCGGGCCTGACCCTCGGCGGCGGCCACGGTGTCGTGTCCCGCGCGTACGGCCTGACCTGCGACAGCCTCACCCAGGCGACGCTGATCACGGCGGACGGCAAGCAGCTCGTCGCGAACGCGACCGAGAACAAGGACCTCTTCTGGGCCCTGCGCGGCGCGGGCAACGGCAACTTCGGCGTCGTCACCGAGCTGCACTTCAAGACCCACCCGGCCCCGCAGGGGGTCTCCGCGTACATGACGTGGCCGTGGTCGAAGGCCGCGGCGGTCGTCAAGGCCTGGCAGGAGTGGGGCCCGGACCAGCCGGACGAGATCTGGTCGTCCTGCCACCTGGCGAACGCGGCCGGCGGCACGCCCACCGTCTCCGTCGCCGCGTTCTCGCTCGGCACCTACGGCGAGCTCCAGAACGCGGTCGACCGCCTCGCCGACAAGATCGGCGCCCCCGCGCGCAGCGTGTCGCTGAAGCGCCGCTCGTACGAGGAGTCGATGGAGGTGTACGCGGGCTGCTCGTCCTTCCCCACCGACGCGCAGTGCCACCTCCCCGGCACGACCCCCGGCCGCTCCCCGCAGGGCGCCCTGGGCCGGGAGACGTACGCGGCCCGCTCGGACTTCTTCGACCGCTCGATCTCGTCGGCGGGCGTCCAGACGCTCCTGAACCAGATGACGGCGGTACGCGGCGGCGCCGGCAGCATCGCCCTCACGGCCCTCGGCGGCGCCGTCAACCGCGTCTCGCCCACGGCGACGGCCTTCGTCCACCGCCGTTCGCGGATGCTGGCCCAGTACATCGCGAGCTGGCGCGCGGGCACGAGCGGCACGACGGCCCAGTCCTGGCTGACGGGGGCCCACGCCGCCATGCAGCGCCACGCCTCGGGCGCGGCCTACCAGAACTACACGGACCCCACCCTCACGAACTGGCGCAAGGCGTACTACGGAGACGCGGCGACCCGCCTGACCCGACTGAAGCACCAGTACGACCCGAACGGCTTCTTCACGTACCCGCAGGGGCTGTAG
- a CDS encoding phosphatase PAP2 family protein, giving the protein MAVLAESGSNPDVTLLYDINGLAKDAPHWFDRAMEFVGEYGLLLAMVLLVVWCWWGVRRRSGEDAASSVAALVWAPLAAGIAVLVNVPIRGFVERPRPFVDHQGLEVLVSGKTDFSFVSDHATLTMAMAVGLFVASRKFGLAGIGLALLEGFCRVYMGVHYPTDVVGGFALGTAVALLLSPLAMALLTPVMRAVERSSRAGWLIRARGTAPADTLIPGTRPGTATEERDLAA; this is encoded by the coding sequence ATCAATGGCCTGGCCAAGGATGCGCCGCACTGGTTCGACCGTGCTATGGAGTTCGTCGGTGAGTACGGGCTGCTTCTCGCCATGGTGCTGCTGGTGGTGTGGTGCTGGTGGGGCGTGCGGCGGCGGAGCGGCGAGGACGCGGCGTCGTCCGTGGCCGCGCTCGTGTGGGCGCCCCTCGCCGCCGGCATCGCCGTCCTGGTGAACGTGCCGATACGGGGCTTCGTGGAGCGGCCCAGACCCTTCGTGGACCATCAGGGGCTCGAGGTCCTGGTCTCCGGCAAGACCGACTTCTCCTTCGTGAGCGATCACGCCACGCTCACCATGGCCATGGCGGTCGGGCTCTTCGTCGCCAGCCGGAAGTTCGGGCTCGCGGGCATCGGCCTCGCGCTGCTCGAAGGGTTCTGCCGGGTCTACATGGGCGTGCACTACCCGACCGACGTGGTGGGCGGGTTCGCGCTGGGGACCGCCGTGGCGCTGCTGCTGTCGCCGCTCGCCATGGCGCTGCTGACTCCCGTGATGAGGGCTGTCGAGCGGTCGTCGCGGGCCGGGTGGCTGATCCGGGCACGCGGTACGGCGCCCGCGGACACCCTGATTCCGGGGACGCGGCCGGGGACAGCGACGGAAGAGCGGGACCTGGCGGCGTAG